The following are encoded in a window of Paenibacillus polymyxa genomic DNA:
- a CDS encoding carbohydrate ABC transporter permease, producing the protein METSKRYRFGTWATEMVMILVALLFLVPFYFLFVNSVKSFGDLLTDSAAWPQTFVWSNYARAWSITRFPEALWNSLVVTVVSNLLLVLISSMAAYRMVRRPTRYNRVLFSLFVAAMVIPFQSVMIPLVKVVSTLDLMNSISGLVICYLGFGAPMSIFLFHGFVKGVPVEVEEAATVDGCTPYGVFFRIVYPLMLPMMVTVIILNTLWIWNDYLLPSLVLQKAELRTIPIATYAFFGQYTKQWDLALPALVLGILPVIVFFLAMQKYIIQGIMAGSVKG; encoded by the coding sequence ATGGAAACAAGCAAGCGCTACCGCTTTGGAACATGGGCGACCGAGATGGTGATGATCCTCGTCGCATTGTTATTCCTCGTCCCGTTTTACTTTTTATTCGTGAATTCGGTCAAAAGCTTTGGTGACCTGCTCACCGATTCTGCGGCCTGGCCACAAACCTTTGTATGGAGCAACTACGCTAGAGCGTGGAGCATCACGCGTTTTCCCGAAGCTTTATGGAATTCACTTGTAGTTACGGTAGTTAGTAATCTGCTGCTCGTACTGATCAGCTCAATGGCTGCTTACCGAATGGTCCGGCGTCCGACACGTTATAATCGAGTGTTGTTCAGCCTGTTCGTAGCTGCCATGGTTATTCCTTTTCAATCGGTGATGATTCCTTTGGTCAAGGTTGTAAGTACACTGGATTTAATGAACAGTATAAGTGGTCTGGTAATCTGTTATCTGGGATTCGGAGCCCCTATGTCAATCTTCCTCTTTCATGGATTCGTCAAAGGTGTGCCAGTCGAGGTGGAAGAAGCAGCTACGGTGGACGGCTGTACGCCTTACGGAGTGTTTTTCCGAATTGTGTATCCGTTGATGCTGCCGATGATGGTAACTGTTATTATTTTAAATACGCTCTGGATTTGGAATGATTATCTCCTGCCTTCTCTGGTACTGCAAAAGGCTGAACTGCGCACGATTCCGATTGCGACCTATGCCTTTTTTGGACAATACACGAAGCAGTGGGATTTGGCTTTGCCTGCTTTGGTGCTGGGCATCTTGCCAGTCATTGTATTCTTTCTGGCCATGCAAAAATATATTATACAAGGTATTATGGCTGGTTCGGTCAAAGGTTGA
- a CDS encoding DUF350 domain-containing protein yields MDSYISLGNALGNVGVGLLILFAILIVGYFVFSLLTRYNDNQEIARGNEAAGIYMGAKLLGLCIIVGMVSYSSHSWLEMLTWSAVGIVVLCLVYVIFDLVTPRTKVCEEIAKGNVALAQLLRSIIVGVSFVVGTFLM; encoded by the coding sequence TTGGACTCTTATATCAGTTTGGGGAACGCATTGGGCAATGTAGGTGTCGGCCTGCTTATCCTATTTGCTATCTTAATCGTAGGTTATTTTGTGTTCAGTTTGCTGACACGTTATAACGATAATCAAGAAATCGCACGCGGCAATGAGGCGGCAGGCATCTATATGGGTGCAAAGCTGCTAGGTCTGTGTATCATCGTGGGGATGGTGTCGTACAGCAGTCATTCATGGCTCGAAATGCTGACATGGTCGGCCGTAGGCATTGTAGTACTGTGTTTGGTCTATGTGATTTTTGATCTGGTGACGCCGCGTACCAAGGTGTGCGAGGAAATTGCCAAAGGCAATGTGGCTCTGGCACAGCTGCTGCGCTCGATCATCGTCGGGGTGTCTTTTGTCGTAGGTACATTTTTGATGTAG
- a CDS encoding glutathionylspermidine synthase family protein, which translates to MSMRTIRQLPYEHDELFKGEISRIIPYHRMYGKSYCVPALTVYRESELAELQVASEAVHRIYRKVQQFVQRYMPDEYLVKRLGIHPGLLRAARMEAEPDGITRQDWIVGKAGIKCIENNTDTPTGIPEVAYLEGKLLEVLSRDGMSEDDNALHGPSTGMDEAIQSALTELIHFYSRKGLGTKVYFACYDWHIEDQTNTKYIMHLCEQAGFEVVYAPLEELEIIPNEGLYHRGEQIHILYRLYPLEYLIDDREENTGLEVGQALMDMVADGKIGLINPPQHIITQSKGFTATVWSLYERNEQTPEFCGFRLFDDRELEVIRTYLLPTYFEPSVFMQNKEPYVAKGIWGREGKGTHLIEHPQSEEMLKGALGEVEPAEIDNPDLLHQADAPRTPEQEEAAHIAAYYEGQPKIYQRLWPMQSAEVQTDEGLFHGYVLTGIFVIGGRFAGVLPRIGEKVTGDMAYYCAAAVATAPPNPHVI; encoded by the coding sequence ATGAGCATGCGTACGATTCGGCAATTGCCTTATGAACATGATGAGCTTTTTAAGGGTGAAATCAGCCGTATCATCCCGTATCACCGCATGTATGGCAAATCCTATTGCGTGCCAGCCTTAACGGTATATCGGGAAAGCGAGCTGGCAGAGCTTCAGGTTGCTTCTGAGGCGGTACATCGTATTTATCGCAAGGTTCAGCAATTCGTTCAGCGCTATATGCCGGATGAATACCTGGTGAAACGGTTGGGGATTCATCCGGGCTTGCTGCGTGCTGCACGTATGGAGGCCGAGCCGGATGGGATAACCCGCCAGGACTGGATTGTGGGGAAAGCGGGTATCAAGTGCATTGAGAATAACACCGATACCCCAACCGGGATTCCCGAGGTGGCTTATCTCGAAGGAAAGCTGCTGGAGGTGCTGAGTAGGGATGGAATGTCGGAGGATGACAATGCACTACATGGACCCTCAACTGGAATGGACGAGGCGATTCAGTCTGCCTTGACGGAGCTCATTCATTTTTATAGTCGCAAGGGATTAGGGACAAAGGTGTATTTTGCTTGCTATGACTGGCACATCGAGGATCAGACGAACACCAAATATATTATGCATTTATGTGAACAAGCCGGATTCGAAGTCGTTTATGCGCCTTTGGAAGAACTGGAGATTATCCCGAATGAAGGATTGTATCACCGGGGAGAGCAGATCCACATTCTCTATCGCCTGTATCCGCTGGAATATCTAATTGATGACCGGGAAGAGAATACGGGGCTTGAGGTGGGGCAGGCGCTAATGGATATGGTGGCAGACGGGAAAATAGGATTAATCAACCCGCCACAGCATATCATTACCCAGAGCAAAGGGTTCACCGCAACCGTGTGGTCACTGTATGAGCGCAATGAGCAAACACCAGAGTTCTGTGGCTTTCGTTTGTTTGACGATCGCGAGCTGGAGGTGATACGAACCTACCTGCTGCCTACGTATTTTGAGCCCTCGGTGTTTATGCAAAATAAAGAGCCTTATGTGGCTAAAGGTATATGGGGACGGGAGGGTAAAGGGACGCACTTGATTGAACATCCTCAATCCGAGGAGATGCTGAAAGGCGCCTTGGGAGAGGTTGAACCTGCGGAGATTGACAACCCTGATCTGCTTCACCAAGCTGACGCTCCACGAACGCCTGAGCAGGAGGAAGCCGCACATATTGCCGCTTATTACGAGGGACAGCCTAAGATTTATCAGCGGCTGTGGCCGATGCAGAGTGCAGAGGTACAGACCGACGAAGGATTATTTCATGGCTATGTGCTAACAGGTATATTCGTGATCGGGGGGCGTTTTGCGGGTGTCCTGCCGCGAATCGGTGAAAAGGTAACAGGTGATATGGCCTACTATTGCGCCGCCGCCGTTGCCACCGCACCTCCTAATCCGCACGTTATATAA
- a CDS encoding DEAD/DEAH box helicase gives MNQPLYGIWLGDVFFCFSGETSEPRIDAWSSVIRRLTLKGDLRPFRQAALRLAEVRIPNTARVETAGRGGKRRSMLGRTLEGLALEPRETMALLTRMDEKGCAASGITLGEEMQYWQKAAYFALELMQRGEIAPSLTEARPSGPRRRGPEAAVGVWIPRLCQEEDIRRFHELAAAMPAVCMAAPAVFAGKEPETREDAAGIVLYSFLCAVIHAETTAVLAASDRELGRYRAEYRRGGSPLAELWWNSLLTGSRPVAIQGTPAEMEELVLQASSLEGSAMPVTEREDKEPIEGQLRLCLRLEPSLEESVKDWRITFWAESDAEPGLRLPALALWAHPERDLVRGGIVYRQVQAQLLMRLGQAAEAAPILQEALNRPYPEGLTLEPELFFRFLTEAVPALQKNGITVQMPSRWSREGRRRAGLRLKMRSTEQGAKPDGVIADTSSVGINRMISFDAEAVLGDTILTMEELESIVAANLPYVRLGGEWIEVDPKEIRQVLRFIKRGENGEMSLSEWMHLAAENESAGEASWKGLSIFGAESAGLLASLAEGGVLRSVEPRPVPETLHGALRPYQERGFQWLAAMRGLGFGVCLADDMGLGKTIQVITCLLDGGIGADDQRPALIVCPTSLLGNWQRELKRFSPDLSLYIHHGNQRLHGELFQESVREYDIVLTTYHLAGRDGSDLSAVYWSSIVLDEAQYIKNARTKQAQSVMKLSAPHRIAMTGTPVENRLSELWSIFQFLNPGYLGTASSFRQRYSLAGEERGSALRELHRLVSPFMLRRLKSDPDIRKDLPEKLELKSYCVLTPEQAGLYRGVVDQLLGTLDGQIGMARKGLVLSSLTKLKQICDHPGLIIPGRADSGKTENSGKMERLLELVETIRENGESALIFTQYVSMGELLVSRLAKIFGEEPYFLHGGLAKTRRDEIVHNFQQGEGPNIFVLSLRAGGVGLNLTRASHVIHYDRWWNPAVENQATDRVFRIGQSRNVQVHKLICQGTLEERIDELIESKKALSEQVVGSGEHWLTEMSDDELRGLIALQNDVWIE, from the coding sequence ATGAATCAACCGCTTTATGGAATATGGCTCGGAGATGTGTTTTTTTGCTTTTCTGGTGAGACGTCGGAACCACGTATCGATGCGTGGAGCAGTGTAATCCGCAGGCTGACGCTAAAGGGAGACCTTAGGCCGTTTCGGCAGGCTGCGTTGCGTCTTGCTGAGGTACGGATACCAAACACTGCTCGTGTGGAAACCGCGGGCAGAGGTGGCAAAAGACGTTCCATGTTGGGGCGTACATTGGAGGGTTTGGCGCTGGAACCGCGCGAGACGATGGCACTGCTGACCCGCATGGACGAGAAGGGCTGTGCGGCATCGGGCATTACGCTGGGCGAGGAAATGCAATATTGGCAAAAAGCCGCTTATTTTGCGCTAGAGCTGATGCAACGGGGCGAAATTGCGCCATCGCTTACAGAGGCGCGTCCATCGGGACCGCGTCGTCGTGGTCCGGAAGCGGCTGTCGGGGTGTGGATTCCTCGACTGTGTCAAGAGGAGGACATACGCCGCTTTCATGAGCTGGCTGCTGCGATGCCAGCTGTTTGTATGGCAGCTCCGGCCGTTTTTGCGGGTAAGGAGCCTGAAACACGCGAGGATGCAGCCGGAATCGTGCTGTACTCCTTCTTGTGTGCGGTCATCCATGCGGAAACGACCGCGGTGCTGGCAGCATCAGACCGTGAGCTGGGTCGATATCGCGCAGAGTATCGGCGCGGAGGATCGCCGCTGGCAGAGCTGTGGTGGAACAGTCTGCTGACAGGTTCCCGCCCGGTGGCGATTCAGGGAACGCCCGCGGAGATGGAGGAGCTGGTGCTTCAAGCGTCCTCTCTTGAGGGAAGCGCAATGCCTGTCACGGAACGAGAAGACAAGGAGCCGATAGAAGGGCAACTGCGGTTGTGCCTTCGTTTGGAGCCTTCCTTGGAAGAGAGTGTCAAGGATTGGCGCATTACCTTTTGGGCAGAAAGCGATGCTGAGCCGGGGTTGCGACTGCCTGCTCTGGCACTGTGGGCGCATCCTGAACGTGATCTGGTTCGAGGCGGAATTGTATATCGTCAAGTGCAGGCGCAACTGCTAATGAGGCTCGGACAGGCGGCTGAAGCAGCACCTATATTGCAAGAAGCGTTGAATCGTCCTTATCCCGAGGGGCTGACACTGGAGCCAGAGTTGTTCTTCCGTTTCCTGACGGAAGCCGTTCCTGCATTACAAAAGAACGGTATCACCGTGCAAATGCCTTCACGCTGGAGCCGGGAGGGCCGAAGACGTGCAGGCTTGCGGCTCAAAATGCGTTCGACAGAGCAGGGTGCCAAGCCAGATGGTGTGATTGCCGATACATCGTCTGTCGGCATTAACCGCATGATTTCGTTTGATGCCGAGGCTGTGCTGGGTGATACGATTTTGACGATGGAGGAACTGGAAAGCATCGTCGCGGCCAATTTGCCGTATGTACGTCTCGGAGGGGAATGGATCGAGGTCGATCCCAAGGAAATCCGTCAGGTGCTGCGCTTTATCAAGCGCGGGGAAAACGGTGAGATGAGCTTGTCCGAATGGATGCATCTGGCTGCTGAAAATGAAAGTGCAGGCGAGGCCTCATGGAAAGGCTTGTCCATCTTTGGCGCGGAATCCGCCGGATTGCTTGCGTCTTTGGCTGAGGGCGGCGTACTCCGTTCGGTAGAGCCGCGGCCTGTGCCGGAGACACTGCACGGCGCATTACGGCCCTATCAAGAGCGCGGCTTTCAATGGCTGGCTGCGATGCGTGGATTGGGCTTTGGCGTCTGTCTTGCGGACGACATGGGGCTTGGTAAAACGATTCAGGTCATCACCTGCCTGCTCGACGGTGGCATCGGCGCAGATGATCAACGTCCGGCGTTGATCGTCTGTCCGACGTCCTTGCTCGGCAACTGGCAGCGCGAGTTGAAGCGTTTTTCACCGGATTTGTCACTGTATATTCACCATGGCAACCAGCGACTCCATGGCGAGCTGTTTCAGGAAAGTGTACGTGAGTATGATATCGTCCTCACTACCTATCATTTGGCGGGCCGGGACGGCAGCGATTTATCTGCGGTATACTGGTCCTCCATCGTGTTGGATGAGGCGCAATATATAAAAAATGCACGAACAAAGCAAGCGCAAAGCGTCATGAAGCTGTCTGCTCCACACCGGATTGCCATGACAGGTACTCCGGTAGAAAATCGGCTGAGCGAGCTGTGGTCTATTTTTCAATTTCTGAATCCAGGTTACCTCGGTACGGCGTCTTCGTTCCGCCAGCGTTACAGTCTGGCGGGAGAAGAGCGGGGGTCCGCGTTGCGCGAGCTTCATCGGCTCGTCTCCCCGTTCATGCTGCGTCGACTCAAAAGCGACCCAGATATACGCAAGGATTTGCCAGAGAAGCTGGAGTTGAAATCCTACTGTGTACTGACACCAGAGCAGGCCGGATTGTATCGGGGCGTAGTGGATCAATTATTGGGAACACTGGATGGGCAGATCGGTATGGCTCGCAAAGGGCTTGTTCTGTCTTCACTGACCAAGTTGAAGCAGATTTGTGACCATCCGGGTCTGATCATTCCGGGCCGGGCTGATAGTGGTAAAACGGAAAACTCGGGCAAAATGGAGCGACTGCTGGAATTGGTGGAGACGATTCGCGAGAACGGCGAATCGGCGCTGATATTCACCCAATATGTGTCGATGGGAGAATTGCTGGTCTCTCGTTTGGCCAAAATCTTCGGGGAAGAGCCGTATTTTCTGCATGGAGGACTGGCGAAAACCAGACGAGATGAAATTGTTCACAACTTCCAGCAGGGAGAAGGCCCGAATATATTCGTACTTTCCCTGCGTGCAGGTGGCGTGGGTCTGAACCTGACACGTGCCAGCCATGTCATTCACTATGACCGCTGGTGGAATCCAGCAGTGGAAAATCAGGCGACGGACCGTGTATTCCGTATTGGTCAAAGCCGCAATGTACAAGTGCACAAGCTGATTTGCCAAGGTACACTGGAGGAGCGGATCGACGAGCTGATCGAGAGCAAAAAGGCACTTTCCGAGCAGGTTGTCGGCTCTGGTGAACATTGGCTCACCGAAATGTCTGATGATGAATTGCGTGGTCTGATTGCGTTGCAAAATGATGTATGGATTGAGTGA
- a CDS encoding dihydrofolate reductase family protein: MEDLKSNAVVLYIAMSLDGYIALPDGSVDWLYDVKGDGGDNGYADFYDTVGTVLMGRLTYEEVLKLSDDFPYAGKPCYVLTRALTEQQQAPHITFTDEALTELVPRLQEQSEGAVWLVGGGQLVQAFLQAGLLEKAIIAIIPKVLGQGIPLFPEGTLPSTFKLKEIERRGDIALLHYHL, encoded by the coding sequence ATGGAAGATTTGAAATCAAACGCAGTTGTGCTGTATATTGCCATGAGTCTCGACGGGTATATAGCTTTGCCGGACGGTTCGGTGGACTGGCTGTATGATGTTAAAGGGGATGGCGGGGACAATGGATATGCCGACTTTTACGACACCGTAGGTACAGTGCTGATGGGCAGGCTGACGTATGAGGAAGTGTTGAAGCTCTCAGATGATTTCCCTTATGCTGGCAAGCCATGCTATGTGCTCACACGAGCATTAACGGAACAACAGCAAGCGCCACATATTACATTTACGGACGAAGCTCTGACTGAACTGGTTCCACGTCTACAAGAACAATCGGAAGGTGCGGTATGGCTAGTCGGTGGAGGCCAGTTAGTTCAGGCCTTCTTACAAGCTGGACTGCTGGAGAAGGCTATCATTGCGATCATTCCCAAGGTGCTTGGACAAGGAATACCGTTATTTCCAGAAGGAACGCTACCAAGTACATTTAAGCTCAAAGAAATAGAACGCCGCGGGGATATAGCTCTGCTCCATTACCATTTATAA
- a CDS encoding M15 family metallopeptidase — protein sequence MKRHIQQTRASKRWTKALIPGLILPGLLLAACQQGGSGGQESEPLKSSTAVQENVQPSAQPDAGNGSTSAGQASAGTGSGQADPVMALRSQSALQATVKEEDGTAIVTNATSDTVVVNKKRSLPVGYVPDDLVEPQVPFSFEGPHEKRHLRKEAAEALEKLFDGAEKDGIELRAVSGYRSYKRQVSIFNNNVKTKGQEYASKVSAVPGTSEHQTGLSIDVSSPSVGNVLEQSFGASKEGEWLEKHAPEYGFIIRYMKGKEDVTGYVYEPWHIRYVGIDIAEDVAKQGMTLEEYFDENNIKL from the coding sequence ATGAAACGACATATACAACAGACGCGAGCATCTAAGAGATGGACCAAAGCGCTCATTCCGGGGCTGATCCTGCCAGGGCTATTACTGGCAGCCTGCCAGCAGGGGGGATCAGGTGGACAGGAAAGCGAGCCGTTGAAGTCATCTACAGCGGTACAGGAGAATGTACAGCCTTCCGCCCAGCCGGATGCGGGCAATGGCAGCACTAGCGCTGGACAAGCCTCTGCGGGTACAGGAAGTGGACAGGCCGACCCTGTGATGGCGTTGCGAAGCCAGAGTGCGCTGCAAGCCACGGTTAAGGAAGAGGATGGAACTGCGATTGTCACCAATGCGACTTCTGATACAGTCGTTGTGAACAAAAAGCGCAGCTTGCCTGTAGGCTATGTCCCCGATGACCTGGTGGAGCCGCAAGTGCCTTTTTCCTTCGAGGGACCGCATGAAAAACGGCATTTGCGTAAGGAAGCGGCAGAGGCACTGGAGAAGCTGTTCGACGGTGCGGAAAAAGACGGTATTGAGCTGCGTGCGGTATCGGGATACCGTTCCTATAAGCGTCAGGTATCTATTTTCAACAACAATGTAAAGACAAAGGGGCAGGAATATGCCTCTAAAGTTAGCGCTGTACCGGGTACGAGTGAGCATCAGACAGGTTTGTCCATTGATGTATCCAGTCCAAGCGTGGGTAATGTGCTGGAGCAGTCCTTCGGAGCTTCCAAGGAAGGCGAATGGCTGGAAAAACATGCACCGGAGTACGGATTTATTATTCGTTATATGAAGGGTAAGGAAGATGTAACCGGCTATGTGTACGAGCCTTGGCATATCCGTTATGTGGGAATAGACATTGCGGAGGATGTAGCCAAGCAGGGGATGACGCTGGAGGAATATTTCGACGAGAACAATATCAAGCTGTAG
- a CDS encoding ABC transporter substrate-binding protein codes for MKTHTFKKKAQALILLLAAFALVLAGCNSSGGQNAGKEEVKEKTIHIFQFKVEIAEALNRMKAEYEASHPGIKLDIQTVGGGSDYGAALKAKFASGEQPDIFNVGGYRELDTWLEYLEDLSDQPWVGDVVDVAKEPMTKDGKLYGQPMNLEGYGFIYNKDLFKKAGITETPKTLSELEGAAQKLQAAGITPFSNGYQEFWVLGNHLLNVAFANQPDPSAFVKGLNDGTAKIPGNAVFAEWVKLFDLTMKYGNSKPLTTDYNTQVTNFATGKAAMMQQGNWTQVQIDGINPKLNLGILPMPIGEDATAGDKLFVGVANNWVVNKNSTVKPEAKEFLNWMVTSEQGKKYITKEFKFIPAFKSIEGAEADMGQLGAEVVKYSKENKLLGWFFSRYPEGAQQEFGSQMQAYVAGKSDAGKLFEDFQRTWDNLKTK; via the coding sequence ATGAAAACGCATACTTTTAAAAAGAAAGCTCAAGCACTGATCTTGCTTCTCGCGGCCTTTGCCCTGGTTTTGGCAGGTTGTAACAGCAGTGGCGGACAAAACGCAGGCAAAGAGGAAGTGAAGGAAAAAACAATTCACATTTTTCAGTTTAAGGTAGAGATTGCAGAAGCGCTGAATCGCATGAAAGCGGAATACGAAGCTTCTCATCCAGGGATCAAGCTCGATATTCAGACCGTGGGCGGGGGCAGTGACTATGGAGCGGCGTTAAAGGCGAAGTTCGCCTCCGGGGAGCAGCCGGATATTTTTAACGTAGGAGGTTACCGCGAGCTGGATACGTGGCTGGAATATTTGGAGGACCTGTCTGACCAGCCTTGGGTTGGCGATGTGGTCGATGTCGCCAAAGAACCGATGACCAAAGACGGCAAACTGTATGGCCAGCCGATGAATCTGGAGGGGTACGGCTTTATTTATAACAAGGATTTGTTCAAGAAGGCGGGGATTACGGAGACCCCTAAAACATTGTCCGAACTGGAGGGAGCTGCGCAAAAGCTCCAAGCCGCAGGGATAACTCCATTTTCTAATGGATATCAGGAGTTTTGGGTGCTGGGCAATCATTTGCTGAACGTGGCATTTGCCAATCAGCCGGACCCTTCGGCCTTCGTCAAAGGACTAAATGATGGAACAGCAAAGATTCCGGGCAACGCTGTATTCGCCGAGTGGGTTAAGCTGTTCGATCTGACAATGAAGTATGGCAATTCGAAGCCGCTCACGACCGATTACAACACGCAGGTAACGAACTTCGCTACTGGAAAGGCTGCCATGATGCAGCAAGGGAACTGGACTCAGGTCCAAATTGACGGAATTAATCCGAAGCTGAATCTGGGTATTTTACCTATGCCGATTGGTGAAGACGCAACAGCCGGAGATAAGCTGTTTGTCGGTGTCGCCAACAACTGGGTGGTTAATAAAAATTCGACTGTCAAACCCGAAGCAAAGGAGTTCTTAAACTGGATGGTGACATCCGAGCAGGGTAAAAAGTATATCACCAAGGAATTCAAGTTTATTCCAGCATTCAAGAGCATCGAAGGGGCAGAGGCTGATATGGGCCAACTGGGTGCGGAAGTGGTGAAATACAGTAAGGAAAACAAACTGTTGGGCTGGTTCTTTAGCCGCTATCCTGAAGGAGCACAGCAAGAATTCGGAAGTCAGATGCAAGCTTATGTGGCAGGTAAATCGGATGCCGGGAAGCTATTCGAGGATTTCCAGAGAACATGGGATAATTTGAAGACCAAATAA
- a CDS encoding helix-turn-helix transcriptional regulator — MNERRIALMRILDSRKKYTARELAERFGVSVRTIQRDLDYLQQTGLPLYTEMGPHGGYRALPNRLLPPLHLARDEALGLFLMLQLLENIPDIPFGSVRGHLSEHYYAELPQDVQDSIDQLKEYISFRMLPTHAESPYTSIILEAALNKRRVNMFYRSASGEKWTEVYPIGLYFDHGYWYMPAHSRDRIILYRSDRVITITMLDETLDSLPTLQEWLASEDSRIGIPSKIKFTALGARLAGSDALFQNVSHQEGQDQEWQGYIPVEEFRYVSRLLLKYGPEAEVIYPKELRMRVKELLQDSLHPYLKEDDE; from the coding sequence ATGAACGAACGAAGAATTGCTCTTATGAGGATACTGGATTCCCGAAAAAAATATACGGCGCGTGAGCTGGCTGAACGTTTTGGTGTCTCTGTCAGGACAATACAAAGAGATCTCGACTATTTGCAGCAGACCGGGTTACCCCTTTATACCGAAATGGGTCCTCATGGCGGGTATCGGGCACTCCCCAATCGGCTTCTTCCTCCCCTTCATCTTGCTCGCGACGAGGCTCTGGGTCTTTTCCTCATGCTGCAACTGTTGGAGAACATTCCAGATATCCCTTTTGGCTCGGTTCGTGGACATTTATCCGAGCACTATTATGCCGAGCTTCCACAGGATGTGCAGGACAGTATTGATCAATTAAAGGAGTACATTTCTTTTCGTATGCTACCCACTCACGCAGAATCACCCTACACCTCAATCATTTTGGAGGCTGCGTTGAATAAGCGCCGGGTGAACATGTTTTACCGCTCCGCTTCCGGTGAAAAGTGGACTGAAGTATATCCGATTGGACTGTATTTTGATCACGGATATTGGTACATGCCAGCGCATAGCAGAGACCGCATCATTCTGTACCGTTCAGATCGGGTGATTACAATAACGATGCTGGACGAAACCTTGGACAGCCTTCCCACACTTCAGGAATGGTTGGCTTCGGAGGATTCCCGTATAGGAATTCCGTCCAAAATAAAATTTACCGCATTGGGTGCCAGGCTGGCTGGATCAGATGCCCTCTTCCAAAATGTTTCCCATCAAGAAGGGCAGGATCAGGAATGGCAGGGATATATTCCGGTCGAAGAGTTTAGATATGTGTCCCGACTTTTGCTAAAATACGGGCCAGAGGCCGAGGTCATATATCCGAAAGAGCTGCGGATGAGGGTCAAGGAATTACTGCAAGACAGCCTGCATCCTTATCTGAAGGAGGATGACGAATAG
- a CDS encoding phosphoribosylglycinamide synthetase: MTRPRVKLKVTDGQWIAELDRNGLEGESTGVPSTHVVQWTGPAPVLNPEQRKAWLEQLKADPLDIYRFLQGETCLSLDEIVQLAAETATSSTEDGVGVVDEVKKALQTGLESEPQTCLELIGMTREELLEYVFSAWAGELSHVQGTSPALESTSRPEGGRSGSAAISEWIAESAAEGALHRPGAGFHAIEIRLPQKLAPKKEADITDLLPGLPRAEEALKLIRERVAERARAAIPQKRHTP, from the coding sequence ATGACGAGGCCGCGAGTGAAGCTAAAAGTAACTGACGGTCAATGGATAGCGGAATTAGACAGAAATGGGTTGGAAGGCGAATCAACGGGGGTACCTTCCACACATGTTGTCCAATGGACTGGCCCAGCGCCTGTACTGAACCCCGAACAGCGAAAAGCATGGCTGGAGCAGCTAAAAGCAGATCCTTTGGACATCTACCGTTTTTTGCAAGGGGAAACCTGTCTATCGCTGGATGAGATCGTTCAGCTAGCAGCTGAGACAGCCACTTCTAGCACGGAGGATGGCGTGGGTGTAGTCGACGAGGTGAAGAAAGCTCTTCAAACCGGTCTGGAAAGCGAGCCGCAGACCTGTCTAGAACTGATCGGAATGACACGGGAAGAGCTGCTGGAGTACGTATTCAGTGCTTGGGCCGGGGAGTTATCCCATGTGCAGGGGACATCCCCTGCGCTTGAGTCTACCTCGCGGCCAGAGGGCGGACGCAGCGGATCGGCAGCGATTAGCGAATGGATTGCGGAGTCTGCCGCAGAAGGAGCATTGCATCGTCCCGGTGCGGGCTTTCATGCAATTGAGATTCGTCTGCCGCAGAAGCTTGCTCCTAAGAAGGAAGCGGATATTACAGATTTGCTGCCGGGTTTACCCCGTGCGGAAGAGGCATTGAAACTCATACGTGAACGGGTAGCCGAGCGGGCCCGAGCTGCAATCCCGCAAAAACGTCATACTCCGTAA